CCCCTTAATCTTTTCAGCCTGGGTTGTAAGCCTTGTGGCCGCACTTTACACTCACTATTTTGCCGCTTTTCTTATGGCCTCTATGGCCTTCATGGTTCTTCCCCTTCTCCTGGAAAAACGAGTCGGAACAGTGGTCTATCTAATCTCAGGGAAAGGAATTGCTTTGGCTCTCTATTTACCATGGCTTCCATTCCTCTTTAGACGCTACCACGTTGACGTAAGTTATTGGGAAGGGACTTTAAAGGTGGGAGAAGCTCTGCGCAAAATCTTCATCTCCTTCAGCGTGGGGGAAACCATGCTGGAAGATAAGGCCGCACCCATAGCCTGGGCTATGGCGGGCCTTTTTCTGGTTTCGTTAATCCTTCTGGCTTTTCGTAAAGGGCAAGCAGCTCTTTTCCTCTCCTTTTACTTTTTTGTTCCCCTTATTTCTATCCTTGCTTTAACCTACCGCTCGCCCAAGTTTAACCCCCGTTATCTCATGTTAGAATCTCCTGCTTTTCTCATAACCATAGCGGGAGGACTTGTGGAGCTCTTGCGCCTCAGGCTAAAGGTTGTTTTCTTCTTAGGGCTTTCCCTCGTTCTGGTGTCCTCCCTTTTATCCGATTACAATTTATATTCTGACCCCGCCTTTACCAAAGCTGACTTTCGCGGTGTGGCTCGTTACCTTCAGAAGCATCAGCAGCCCGATGAGGCCATCATCCTCATCTCTGGCCACATGTATCCAGTCTTCTCCTACTATTTCGGGAATAGTGGCTGGACCCCTCTGCCTCCCCTGCGCATCCTTTCAACCCGGGAAGTTCTGGATTTTAGAGTGGGGGAAGACCTCAATAGAATCCTTAAAGGAAAAAAGGGGGTGTGGGTGGTGCTGTGGCAAGATGAAGTGGTGGACCCGAACAGCGTCGTGGTCAGGCTTCTGGAAAAATATGCCAGGTCTATCCCGGTGGATTCCTCTTTCTGGCACGTTCGCCTTCGCCATTACTCGATTCCTCCCGATGCCCACTTCCCTTCGTTTCCTGAGCCTGAACACCAGGTTAACGCCAATTTTGGAGGTAAGATAAAGCTTCTGGGTTATGATTGGGACGGCAAAAGCCTTACCCTTTACTGGCAAGCTCTGAGCTCTATGGAAAAAGATTATCAGCTCTGTCTCAGGGTAACTGATGAAAATGGCATCTTCTGGGGTCAGGCCGACCAGCGTCCCGCCTCTTACCTGTATCCAACTTTCCGCTGGCGCCCCGGTGAGCTAATCCCGGGCGAGGTTAAGCTGCCGCTTCCTCCTGGTGCTCCCCCGGGAAAGTATCGTCTCTTCCTGAGTTTGTATGAAACTCAGACATTACGATGGCTTGAGCTCTTGGATTCAATGGGAGCGCCGCAGGGCGTGCAGGCCTTCCTGGGAGAGGTGGAGGTTGAAGAGCTGCAAGTTCTTGCTCCAGGAGAAGCCTTGCCCCTAAGCCCCAATTTGGATATCCTTTTAACCCCTGAGATCGTTCTCCGGGGTTTCTCTCTATCTCCATCTGAAGCTTATCCTGGCCAGACCCTTACCCTTACTTTCCTCTGGGAAGTGAAGCAAAAGCCCCGCACCGATTATCAAGTTTCCATCCGTTTAAAAGACTCGGCAGGCAACGTGAAGGAGAGGCTTTGTCCTCCGGCTGGCGAAAGTTTCCCCACTTCCAGCTGGCCTTCGGGTGCTGTGGTTTTGGGGAAATGTCTGTTGAGGGTGCCTCCTTCGGCGAGTGGAGGCCCGGCCACGGTTTTGCTCCTTACACCAGAGGCTTCTTGGCCCCTGGCCACAGTGCAGGTTAGAGGGATAAA
This sequence is a window from Anaerolineae bacterium. Protein-coding genes within it:
- a CDS encoding glycosyltransferase family 39 protein, which gives rise to MTMKSGTEWLLALLVLLSFSLGIYQLDSQSLWYDEGVSAYLTYLSLSELTLWTAEDIQPPLYYYLLYLWVKAAGRSEFSLRFLSLFFGVLLVPGIWGLTTELLGRKAGLLAALFAALSPLYLWYSREARMYTMLTFFSVLSLRLFLEIRGRVFSPLIFSAWVVSLVAALYTHYFAAFLMASMAFMVLPLLLEKRVGTVVYLISGKGIALALYLPWLPFLFRRYHVDVSYWEGTLKVGEALRKIFISFSVGETMLEDKAAPIAWAMAGLFLVSLILLAFRKGQAALFLSFYFFVPLISILALTYRSPKFNPRYLMLESPAFLITIAGGLVELLRLRLKVVFFLGLSLVLVSSLLSDYNLYSDPAFTKADFRGVARYLQKHQQPDEAIILISGHMYPVFSYYFGNSGWTPLPPLRILSTREVLDFRVGEDLNRILKGKKGVWVVLWQDEVVDPNSVVVRLLEKYARSIPVDSSFWHVRLRHYSIPPDAHFPSFPEPEHQVNANFGGKIKLLGYDWDGKSLTLYWQALSSMEKDYQLCLRVTDENGIFWGQADQRPASYLYPTFRWRPGELIPGEVKLPLPPGAPPGKYRLFLSLYETQTLRWLELLDSMGAPQGVQAFLGEVEVEELQVLAPGEALPLSPNLDILLTPEIVLRGFSLSPSEAYPGQTLTLTFLWEVKQKPRTDYQVSIRLKDSAGNVKERLCPPAGESFPTSSWPSGAVVLGKCLLRVPPSASGGPATVLLLTPEASWPLATVQVRGIKRNFTLPTPSIPLKASFGNVTELLGIDLSPIPAKPGERLTVTLYWKALGEAERAWTVFVHLLGPDGRLIAQDDSPPARGERPTTSWVAGEVIEDQHFIVLPPDIHPGLYSLEIGLYDGTAPGMPRLPTDGKDSIILNLVEVR